A segment of the Vibrio aquimaris genome:
ATCTTCGAATCCATCTTCATTGACATTGGCAATGTACATGGTTGGTTTGAGAGTCAGAAAATTGAGGTATCCAATCGCTGCAAGCTCCTCTTTTGCAAGCTCAACAGTTCGAGCCATTCCGCCTTCTGTTAGTACGGGTAGAAGCTTTTCTAGAACGACTAATTCGAACTTGGCATCCTTATCACCGCCTTTTGCCTTTTTAGCGTTGCGTTGGATGGCACGTTCACATGAATCCAAGTCTGCCATAGCTAATTCAAGGTTGATGACTTCAATGTCTTCAATTGGAGAAACTTTCCCTGCCACATGGACGATATTTTCATTTTCAAAACAACGTACTACATGACCAATTGCATCGGTTTCTCTAATGTTAGCAAGAAACTTATTGCCCAAACCTTCACCTCTTGAAGCGCCAGCAACCAGCCCTGCAATATCCACAAACTCCATAGTAGTCGGGATGATTTTTTGCGGGTTAACTATTTTCGCTAGGGCGTCAAGTCGCAAGTCTGGTACAGGAACGACGCCAGTATTTGGCTCGATTGTACAGAATGGAAAGTTAGCTGCTTCGATTCCAGCTTTAGTTAGTGCGTTAAACAGAGTTGATTTACCTACGTTTGGTAAACCAACGATGCCACATTTAAAACCCATGATAATAACCTTATTCTGCTTTGAACGTGTGTAGGCGGTTTTGTGCTTTTGCTAAGCCGTCCTTGAGTAGGATATCCAAGCTACGTACTGCTTCGTCAGTCGCAGCGTCAAGGAGTTCTTGCTCCTTAACTGGTGCCTTACCCAGTACAAAGCCCGCTACTTTGTCTTTGTGCCCTGGATGGCCAATACCTATCCTCAGGCGGTAAAAATCTTTGCAATTACCCAGTTTACTTATGGTGTCGCGCAGGCCGTTGTGTCCGCCATGGCTGCCACCTTTTTTTAACTTAGCGATACCAGGGGGTAAATCCAGCTCATCGTGCGCAACTATGATTTCTTCAGGTTTTATTTGGTAGAACTTGGCCAAAGCGGCAATAGATTTACCTGATAAATTCATAAATGTGGTCGGGATGAGTAACCGGAGATCTTGTCCATGAACGATGAGGCGGCCTGTCATACCAAAAAACTTGGGTTCACTTTTGAGTATGATGTTATGGGCGCGCGCCAGCTCTTCAACGACCCAAGCCCCTGCGTTATGTCGAGTTTTAGAATATTCTGGGCCAGGGTTAGCGAGTCCGACAAGAAGTTTAATTGATTGGCTCACGGTAAAGATCTCTGTTGGCATCTTAAAAGCGCGGTATGATAACACAGAAATATTCGTCTGGGCGAGGTATCCGTTTATCTGGTGTGAATATGAAAAATAAAACACCTCTGTGGGAGGTGTTTTAGTACATTCTCTATTGTGTTCAATTTGACTTAATTGAACATTGCTGAGATTGATTCTTCATTGCTGATACGGCGAATCGCTTCTGCAAGCATACGAGATAGACTTAGTGTGGTGACTTTGCCTGTTGCTTGCATTTCTTTTGATAGCGTAACTGAGTCAGTGACTATGACTTGGTCTAGCACTGAATTTTTGATGTTTTGATGGGCATTACCAGAGAAAACAGCGTGAGTGGCGTAGGCGAAAACTCGTTTAGCACCGCGCTCTTTAAGCGCCTCTGCTGCTTTACATAAGGTGCCGCCTGTATCGATCATATCGTCAACAATCACGCAGTCTCGATTTTCGACGTCACCAATCAAGTTCATCACTTCAGATACGTTTGCACGAGGACGACGTTTATCAACAATCGCGATATCAATATCGCCAAGTGCTTTCGCCGTCGCACGCGCCCTAACCACACCACCAAGGTCTGGCGATACGACAACAGGGTTCTCGAGTCCTCGTGCTTCCATGTCATCCAGAAGAACAGGTGTACCAAAGATGTTATCTACTGGAACATCAAAGAAACCTTGAATCTGCTCAGCGTGTAGGTCGATGGTAAGTACACGGTCAACACCAACGTTGGACAAAAAGTCAGCGACGACTTTGGCAGTAATAGGTACACGTGCAGAGCGAACTCGGCGGTCTTGGCGAGCATAGCCAAAATAAGGGATAACTGCTGTAATACGGCCGGCAGAAGCGCGGCGCATTGCATCAATCATCACGACCAATTCCATTAGGTTATCATTAGTTGGTGCGCAGGTAGATTGGATGATGAAAACATCACTACCACGTACATTTTCGTTGATTTGAACAGCGACTT
Coding sequences within it:
- the ychF gene encoding redox-regulated ATPase YchF; translated protein: MGFKCGIVGLPNVGKSTLFNALTKAGIEAANFPFCTIEPNTGVVPVPDLRLDALAKIVNPQKIIPTTMEFVDIAGLVAGASRGEGLGNKFLANIRETDAIGHVVRCFENENIVHVAGKVSPIEDIEVINLELAMADLDSCERAIQRNAKKAKGGDKDAKFELVVLEKLLPVLTEGGMARTVELAKEELAAIGYLNFLTLKPTMYIANVNEDGFEDNPYLDAVREFAAKENNVVVPVCAAIESELSELEDEDREEFLADMGIEEPGLNRVIRSGYELLTLHTYFTAGVKEVRAWTIPVGATAPQAAGKIHTDFEKGFIRAEVVGYEDYIQYQGESGAKDAGKWRLEGKDYIVKDGDVVHFRFNV
- the pth gene encoding aminoacyl-tRNA hydrolase: MSQSIKLLVGLANPGPEYSKTRHNAGAWVVEELARAHNIILKSEPKFFGMTGRLIVHGQDLRLLIPTTFMNLSGKSIAALAKFYQIKPEEIIVAHDELDLPPGIAKLKKGGSHGGHNGLRDTISKLGNCKDFYRLRIGIGHPGHKDKVAGFVLGKAPVKEQELLDAATDEAVRSLDILLKDGLAKAQNRLHTFKAE
- a CDS encoding ribose-phosphate pyrophosphokinase, with the protein product MPDMKLFAGNATPELAQRIADRLYISLGDATVSRFSDGEVAVQINENVRGSDVFIIQSTCAPTNDNLMELVVMIDAMRRASAGRITAVIPYFGYARQDRRVRSARVPITAKVVADFLSNVGVDRVLTIDLHAEQIQGFFDVPVDNIFGTPVLLDDMEARGLENPVVVSPDLGGVVRARATAKALGDIDIAIVDKRRPRANVSEVMNLIGDVENRDCVIVDDMIDTGGTLCKAAEALKERGAKRVFAYATHAVFSGNAHQNIKNSVLDQVIVTDSVTLSKEMQATGKVTTLSLSRMLAEAIRRISNEESISAMFN